The proteins below come from a single Bactrocera dorsalis isolate Fly_Bdor chromosome 5, ASM2337382v1, whole genome shotgun sequence genomic window:
- the LOC105233085 gene encoding fat body protein 2, giving the protein MFDLSGKNVVYVGGFSGIGYQVCHMLMKKQISHLIVMGRMENMEMMQKLQAENSSVNVMFVHMNLMDRDNMEQAVKQVMGVIKHIDVLINGAGVLADKDMETTMGVNLMGMMNMVWLSMPYMDKTQMGQGGIVMNIASVYGLEPAPAFPVYAAAKHGVIGFTRSMADKRHYQHTGVAFIVVCPGLTTSEAMMNLREKSVMGQQSYVGELVEAMDKAKQQSPDECAMNMVKAMEMMKNGAIYLCNMGQLKEVMPTNHWHM; this is encoded by the exons atgttcgaTTTGAGCGGTAAAAATGTCGTCTATGTTGGAGGCTTCAGCGGTATTGGCTACCAAGTTTGCCATATGCTGATGAAGAAGCAGATAAGC CACCTGATTGTGATGGGTCGCATGGAGAATATGGAGATGATGCAGAAGCTACAAGCCGAAAATAGCTCAGTCAATGTGATGTTCGTTCACATGAACCTGATGGATCGCGACAACATGGAACAGGCTGTTAAGCAAGTGATGGGCGTCATAAAACACATCGATGTACTGATCAATGGTGCAGGCGTGTTGGCCGACAAGGATATGGAAACCACAATGGGCGTGAACTTG aTGGGCATGATGAATATGGTTTGGTTGAGTATGCCGTACATGGATAAAACGCAAATGGGTCAAGGCGGTATTGTGATGAATATTGCCTCCGTTTATGGTTTGGAACCAGCACCTGCCTTCCCAGTATATGCCGCTGCCAAGCACGGCGTCATTGGTTTTACACGCTCAATGGCG GACAAGCGTCATTATCAACACACTGGTGTGGCTTTCATTGTTGTATGCCCCGGTCTCACTACCAGTGAAGCGATGATGAATTTACGCGAGAAGTCGGTGATGGGTCAGCAATCGTATGTTGGAGAGTTGGTCGAAGCGATGGACAAAGCCAAACAGCAATCACCTGATGAGTGTGCGATGAATATGGTCAAAGCGATGGAGATGATGAAAAATGGTGCTATCTATTTGTGCAACATGGGTCAACTGAAAGAGGTGATGCCAACCAACCACTGGCATATGTAA
- the LOC105233084 gene encoding alcohol dehydrogenase, whose product MDLKNKNVIYVGGFGGIGFCCCKSLLEQGVANIAIMDVVEDAEMLETLQAINKAANVFYIKMDLTDVENIEGAFTEAHDTMGRFDIVVNGSGIMNEHEIERTIQINLLGVIYSTFAALRLMDKSKGGNGGLIVNISSVVSLDAYGAYAVYTASKYGVNGFTRALSDPYYYSQTKVGFITICPSTTETQMVSSLRMDALTTFDRMPPLPKTLCNNQSPENCAYNLVTAIKTAKNGSVWILSAGILREYHYPDI is encoded by the exons atggatttaaaaaataaaaatgttatttatgtgGGTGGATTTGGTGGCATCGGTTTCTGTTGTTGCAAAAGCCTCTTAGAACAAGGGGTGGCC AATATAGCGATTATGGATGTGGTTGAGGATGCTGAAATGCTTGAGACATTACAAGCTATCAATAAAGCTGCTAATGTATTCTATATCAAAATGGACTTAACAGATGTGGAGAATATAGAGGGTGCCTTCACAGAAGCACATGACACTATGGGTCGCTTCGATATTGTGGTGAACGGTAGTGGCATAATGAATGAGCATGAAATCGAACGAACAATACAAATCAATTTG TTAGGTGTCATTTACAGCACTTTTGCGGCTTTGCGTCTAATGGACAAATCGAAAGGTGGGAATGGCGGTCTAATTGTAAACATTTCCTCCGTCGTCAGTTTGGATGCTTATGGTGCATATGCTGTGTATACCGCTTCTAAATATGGTGTTAATGGATTCACACGAGCACTTTCG GATCCATATTATTATAGCCAAACAAAAGTCGGTTTCATCACGATCTGCCCGAGCACAACGGAGACACAAATGGTTTCATCGTTACGTATGGATGCATTGACCACATTCGATCGTATGCCACCACTGCCCAAGACGTTGTGCAACAATCAAAGCCCGGAAAATTGTGCCTATAATTTAGTAACAGCCATTAAGACTGCCAAAAACGGTTCAGTGTGGATTTTAAGTGCCGGAATTCTAAGGGAATATCACTATCCCGATATCTAA
- the LOC105233083 gene encoding alcohol dehydrogenase, which yields MDLKGKNVIYEGGFGGIGQRCLREFLAKGVKNLVIFDLQENADVLQDLRTSYPEANIFFFAFDITDKNSITAAFEKAVEKIGHFDVLVNGCGMMDDTKVELMIEINLMGLIHSTLTALPYMNKSNGGRGGLIINISSVAGLEPTAVVAVYSAAKHGVTAFTRAMANPHYYNHFGVSFITICPGITETNLVENIHDKVNFKFAEVLGARLDTAERQSPEVCAQNLVKVAETGKNGGVYMLDLGEIKEITFPTMWTPVFKS from the exons ATGGATTTGAAAGGTAAAAATGTGATTTATGAAGGTGGCTTTGGAGGCATTGGACAGCGTTGTTTGAGGGAATTTCTCGCCAAAGGTGTAAAG aacctGGTCATTTTCGATTTGCAAGAAAATGCAGACGTTTTGCAAGACTTAAGAACGTCGTATCCCGAGGCGAATATCTTTTTCTTTGCCTTCGATATCACTGATAAGAATAGCATTACAGCGGCCTTCGAGAAAGCGGTTGAGAAAATCGGACACTTTGATGTGCTGGTCAATGGTTGTGGTATGATGGATGATACCAAAGTGGAACTGatgattgaaattaatttg ATGGGTTTAATTCATAGCACTTTGACGGCTCTGCCATATATGAATAAATCCAATGGTGGACGCGGTGGTCTTATCATCAACATATCTTCTGTGGCCGGTTTGGAGCCAACGGCTGTCGTAGCTGTTTATTCGGCGGCAAAACACGGTGTCACAGCATTCACACGAGCCATGGCg aaTCCCCACTACTACAATCATTTCGGCGTGAGCTTTATCACCATTTGTCCAGGCATTACAGAAACAAACCTTGTGGAGAACATTCACGacaaggtaaattttaaattcgctGAAGTTTTAGGCGCACGTTTGGATACAGCCGAGCGCCAAAGCCCCGAAGTTTGTGCACAGAACTTGGTGAAAGTTGCAGAGACGGGCAAAAATGGTGGCGTCTATATGCTTGATTTGGgcgaaattaaagaaataacatTCCCCACCATGTGGACGCCGGTTTTCAAATCTTAA
- the LOC105233082 gene encoding fat body protein 2, with product MDLKDKNVIYSGGFGGIGLAGVREFLKSGAKYVTILDLNENKEVMLELKTSHPGAKIDYIPVDLTKKESITAAFKSAVEKMGHFDVLVNGCGICMDSEVDLTIQINLLGLIHSTLTALPYMDKSSGGRGGTILNISSVSGLEITPLFAIYAASKHGVTAFTRCMGDQIYFDRFGVRFLAICPGLTKTNLIKDNYLSTTFKFCQEIGKRYRHAIVQSAEECAKNMIKVIETGKNGGVYLLDLGNMDEIPYKRQWVVTYETH from the exons ATGGATCTTAAAGACAAAAATGTGATATATTCGGGTGGATTTGGTGGCATCGGCCTAGCCGGCGTCAGAGAGTTCCTAAAAAGTGGTGCAAAG TACGTAACAATACTTGATCTCAATGAGAATAAGGAAGTAATGCTTGAGTTAAAAACATCTCACCCTGGTGCCAAAATTGATTATATACCTGTGGATTTAACGAAAAAAGAGAGCATCACAGCAGCCTTTAAATCAGCTGTGGAGAAAATGGGTCACTTTGACGTTCTGGTCAATGGTTGTGGTATATGTATGGATAGTGAAGTTGACCTAACAATCCAAATTAACTTG TTGGGGTTAATACATAGCACCTTAACTGCGCTGCCTTACATGGATAAATCCAGTGGTGGACGTGGTGGTACTATATTGAATATCTCATCCGTCAGTGGCTTGGAGATAACTCCTTTATTTGCAATATATGCGGCTTCCAAACATGGTGTTACAGCTTTCACCCGTTGCATGGGG GACCAAATTTATTTCGACCGCTTCGGAGTTAGGTTCCTAGCTATATGTCCTGGACTTACAAAAACCAACCTTATAAAGGATAATTATTTAAGTACTACCTTTAAGTTTTGTCAAGAAATAGGTAAACGGTATCGCCATGCCATAGTACAGTCTGCAGAGGAGTGTGCGAAGAATATGATTAAAGTAATTGAAACTGGTAAGAACGGTGGTGTCTACTTGCTAGATTTAGGCAATATGGATGAAATTCCATATAAAAGGCAGTGGGTAGTTACTTATGAGACACATTAA